Part of the Catalinimonas alkaloidigena genome is shown below.
TCTCCTAATAAGCTTTTCAACGATGTATGCGGAATGCGGAAAAAAATGAAGCTTAAGGAAGTGAAAAACCCTACCAAAGAAGAAGTAGAAAGCTGGATAAAATAGTTTTGAGTGCTAAAGTGTTATAGTTCATATTGTTTTAGTTAAAGACTTTTTAAAAACTATTGCACTTAGGAACATAACACTTAAACTATACTATGGTACACCTCATGAAAGTGGGCTGTGGGACCGGGCCACGGCGGCACGGGGTGCCCCGCACAAGCCCACGGCGTGTATGCCCTGGTTTGTGTCTTACAAACCGGAAATGCATCGTAGTATACACTAAAACTAAAACTCTGAAGCATCATAACACCAAAACTATAACACTATCAAAACATTATGAAAATAAGAATCGGTTATGGCTATGATGTACACCAATTAGAAGAAGGTCGTGAATTTTGGCTGGGTGGAATTAAATTAGAGCACTCTCACGGAGCTAAAGGGCATTCGGATGCTGATGTGTTGATCCATGCCATTTGCGATGCCTTGCTTGGTGCCGCGAATTTGAGGGACATCGGTTATCATTTTCCGGATACTGATCCGCAATACAAAGGGATTGACAGCAAGAAATTACTGGCAAATGTCATGTCATTGATCCGAGATCATGGCTATAAATTAGGCAATGTTGATGCTACGGTTTGTCTTGAAGCCCCAAAAGTTAATCCACATATTTCTCAAATGATCAGTGTAATGGCAGATGTAATGAAGGTAGATGAAAATGACATCTCAATCAAAGCGACTACTTCGGAAAAGATGGGGTTTGTGGGAAGAAAAGAAGGCATAGCAGCCCATGCGGTAGCATTAATTCAGCAGATATAAAATCATAATCAGATGGCAGAGGAAATCAGGCTCATGGGTACAGGGGATGGCTCTCATACTTTACTTAATGTAATGCTCAATGAAACCTACCACTCACGTCATGGTGCCCTTCGTGAATCTCAACATGTTTTTATTAAGGCTGGTCTAAGCCATTGGCTAAATTTACACGCTGATGTACAAAACATCAAAATATTTGAAATGGGTATGGGTACTGGCTTGAACCTTATACTGACACTTCAGCAGGCTCTACAGCTTCCTAAGCTTAAATTTGACTATCTCAGCCTGGAAGCTTACCCTCTTAAAAGCAAAATTATAGCTCAGCTCAACTATGTGGAATTACTTCAGGATCCATCATTGATAGCTCTATTTAAGAAAATACATGAAGCGGAATGGAATAGCTGGCAAGAAATACTGCCTAATTTTCAGCTAAATAAAGTGCATCAAAAACTGGAAGACTTTCAGATTTCAGAAAAGAGTGCGGACCTGATTTACTATGATGCATTTGCACCCAACAAGCAAGCTGAACTTTGGTCTTTAGATACGATTAAAAAAGTTTGCAGCATGTTAAAAGAAAATGGCGTGTTTGTAACTTACTGTGCAAAAGGGCAGCTTAAACGAGACCTTAAATCGTTGGGATTAAAATTAGAAACTCTTGCCGGACCACCTGGAAAAGCGGAAATGGTAAGAGCAACAAAGTAAACGCTTTATTCCTGATACTATTTCTTCCCCCTCCTTTTACTGGCAGGATAATATTTATAAATTATCATCTTTATATAGATTAATCTTGAACAACCTAAATCTATGGATCGCAGAAATTTTATTAAAACTTCAGCTGCCAGTAGCATGGCTCTTTCAGCCTGGTCTTTTCAACCTTCTTTTCAGCAAAAAAAATACACCACAGCGCTTATAGGAAGTGGCTGGTGGGGCATGAATATCCTCAGAGAAGCTATTGCCTCTGGTTCATCTAAGGTGATCGCTCTCTGTGATGTAGACCAGAATCAACTGGACACTGCTATGGAAGAAACTTCCAAGCTAACCAGTGATCAACCCAAACGCTACAGCGATTTTCGTGAGCTGATCGCCCAGGAAAAACCTGATATTGTGATTGTCGCCACTCCCGATCACTGGCATCCTTTGATTACGATAGAAGCCGTTAACAACGGAGCACACGTCTATGTTGAAAAACCTATCGGGCATACTGTAAATGAAGGGGTTGCGATGATCAAAGCTGCCCGGGCCAACAACCGTAAAGTACAAGTAGGTACGCATCGCCGGGTTTCTCCCCATAATATTTCCGGTATAGAGTTTCTCAAGTCAGGCAAAGCAGGTAAGATCGGTATGGTGAGAGCATTTGTTCACTACGGAGGCGGGCCTGGAGAACCTACGCCTGATGCTGAGCCGCCAGCAGGCTTGGACTGGGATATGTGGTGCGGTCCTGCGCCATTGGTTGATTACAATCCTCGCATTCATCCCAAAGGCTTCAGGCAGTTTCTTAACTTCGCGAATGGGCAGATCGGTGACTGGGGCATTCACTGGCTGGATCAGATATTATGGTGGACTGAAGAGAAAGCCCCCAAGTCCATACATTCTTTTTCTGCCAGGCATATTAAGGAAGACAACACTACGGCACCCGATACTCAGGTGGTCAATTATGAGTTTGAAGACTTTACTGCTGTTTGGGAACACCGCCAATATGCCGCTAATAATGCTGAAAAACATAATATTGGCTGCTATTTTTATGGTACAGAAGGTACTTTTCACATGGGTTGGCTTGATGGGTGGAACTTCTACCCTGCTGATAGTAAAAAGCAGATAATCCACCAGGAACCAACACTTCATGACCCAGACAAGCAAAATATCAAAGAGCTATGGGCTGATTTCCTGCATTCTATTGAGAATGACAGGCTACCTGTCTGTGATATTGAGATAGGGCATCACTCTACAAACATGAGCTTGCTGGGCATGCTTTCCAGTAAATTAGGCAGAAGCATTAATTGGGATGTTGCTACGCAAACTATTCCTAATGACCCTGAAGCTAACAAATTACTTTCTCGTGAATACAGAGATCCATGGAACTATCCTTCAGTTTGATTTTCCATTTTTCTTTCAGGGGAGCAGTATGAGTTCCCCTATTTTTCTACTTCTCTAGTTTCTACTTTTACAGAATGCTTTTTGGGTACTATCTCTCTTCCAATATTGGCAGCGTAAACTTTGGTAAACATCGCTCCAATCAATACAATAATGGATGAGTAAAAAACCCAAATTAATATACCAGCCAATGAGCCAGCAGCACCATAGGTAGAAGTAATATTAGTATTGGAAAGCATTAAGCCAATCAGCAATTTACCAATTGTAAAAAGTAAACCGGTGACCAGGGCTCCTACCCCTACATCTCTCCACCTTACTTTAGCATCTGGCAGAAATTTGAAGATAAGCCCAAAGATGACAGATATGACGATAAGAGAAATAAAGTAATTGGCTACTTCCATTACATATACGGTGTAGTCAGAAAGTATTCTTTCCATATAACTACGTGCAAAGGATAAGATAGCATCTAATGCCAGTGAGACCAGCATTAAAAAACCTAAAATGATGATCATGGAAAATGAAAGCAACCTGTCACGTGCAAACTTCAGTGCTCCGGTCTTTGGCTTTGGCTTAACATTCCATATAGCATTCAATGCTTTCTGGAGAAAAGCAAAAATTACAGTCGCACTAAAAACCAAAAAAACAATACTGATTATCCCAAACAGGAGTCCTGACTCGGAAACTGATCTGCTTTCAATGATACTAATGATCTCTTCAGCGCTAGCAGGACCTATCAATTCTTCAATCTGATTGGCCAGGTTCTGCTGTATTTCTTTTACTGAAAGAAAATCCCCTATTACCCTGACAATGATAATTAGTACAGAGGGTAATGAAAAAACAGTAAAGAAAGCAATCGCCGCAGCATAAACTACCGGATCGTTTTTTTGGAAGGTTTTTACTGTCTCACGTATCAGGAAATAAGTTTTGCTGAAAAAGTTAGAGAGCATACTCTAGGTTTAATTTAGACTAACTAATATAACCTAAAGAATGTTTATTTAGTAAAAAACCACTTCACAATCAGGGTGCTCTTCAGTAAATTTTTCTACGTCCTTGCTGGACACCCGGGTATTGTAGCAGGCAAGTCTTTCAAGCTGATAAAGGCCTTTGAGTGATTTAAGCTTCTTTACATTAGTGTTGAAACATTCCAGTACCCTGAGATTTATCAGGGATGAAATATGTTTCAGTTTACTAACTTGTGTGCCAGAGCAATTTAGTACTTCAAGTTCTATCAAGTTTCTGAGAGGCTTCAAATCCTCAATCGGAGTATTTTGGCAGTCCAAATACTTGAGGTTTGTCAATTTACTTATAGGCTCCAAAGACCTGATAGGGTTACGAGAACAAGTCAGTTTTTCCAGAGAATACACCTGGCTCAAAGGAGATAGGTCTTTAACTGCGGTATTCGTAATTTCAAGCTCTCTCAGGTTTACAAATTCCCTGATCGGTGAGAGATCCCATATTTCATTATTGTTACTTATTACCAGCTTTTCAGTAAAAGCGATTTCGTGCAATTGATCCTTACTGGGTATACCTGAAATTGCCATCTGATTTCTCATGGCTTCTTTCCAGGCAGGAGACAAAGCTTCATTCCACCACAAGCTTAATTCATCTGATTTGTAAATAACCAGACAGCCAGGATGACTGCGGATAAACTCTAATATTTCAGGTTCCTGGAGTGATGTATGCTCACAACTAAGATGCTCAATATTATTTAAATCACTTAGGGGCGATAAACTGCTTACAGCAGTCTTATCAATGTTCAAAATACTCAAATTTGATGCTTCGCTCAATGCGCCCACACTATCCACCAAAGTACCTGAACAGTCCAGATATTGCAGGTCCAACAGTTCACTAAGCGGTTGCAGGCTTTGTACACTTGTATTCGCACAATTAAGTTTTCTGAGGTTACGCAGACGGCTTAAGGGATCTAAAGAAGTGATTTCCTTTTTGTTGCTAATATCAATACTTGTCAGGTTCGCGATTTCCGCAAGTTTTTCTTTACTCAGCGAATCAAAAGATACATACTGCGTAAAAATTTCTTTCCAATAGTTATCCAGATCATCCCACCAACTCTGTAAAGCTTCTGATTCATAAATGACCAAAACACTGTTATTTACCATCATAAACCTGGTGGCATCCTGCTGTGTGATGGGCGTCTCATCGCAGTAAACCTTTTGCAAAGCGGGCAAACCCGCCAATGGATCAAGCGATTTGATAGGGGTATTATTACAATATAATATCTCTAAATTGATGAGTTCAGACAATGCACTTAAATCATCTACAGGAGTGTACTCAATATTCAGTGTCTGTAAACTAACTGCACCTTTGATTGGCGCTAAGTTTTTAACATTTGTGCTGGAACAGTCAAGGTGCACAAGTCCGCTAAGACTGGTAATGTCATCTAGCGTAGTAACCGCAGTATTGGCAAATCTTAGGTCCTTAATGCCGGTTAAGGGTACTAACTCATATACTGATGTACTGTTGATGTATAGTTTTTCCAGTCGGGAAAAATTTGTGAGAATGCTCAGATCACTAATTTTTGTGCTGTTAGCGATGAGTTCTCTCAAATCCGTTGAATATTTTAATGGCTCCAGGCTATTTACAGCAGTACGACTGCAAATTAGTGTCTCCAGTTTAGTAAGGTTACGCAAAGGGACGATATCAGTGATACTGGTGCCGGAGATATCAAGGTAAGTAAGATTATTCATCCTGCTCAGCGGTTCCAATGTCTGTATATAGCGATTACCTGATACATCTAACCTTTCAAGCGCGGCAATCTCCCTGAGCATTCTGTAATTGACGGAGTCTATACTTACATCTATTTCTTCTTTAAAAATTTGCTGCCAATCGTAAGGCACTTCGTTCCACCAGTTAGCAAGCTCTTCCCTTTCACTGAGCTTGGTCGTATAAATGCTGGCTATTTTAAGCTGTTTCTCAGCTTCATTTAAATTTACCTCTATATACCTCAGTTGATTGGCATTGATGGTATCTTTACTGACGGTTACCCCTTGTAAATTACGGTTGGCAGTTAGCCTGAAAAATATTTTTCCTTCATCTGAGACGTAGTAGCTAACATCGTCCACATTAAATTCAAATGTGACGTTTTTGAAAAAGAAGTCAATATCCTTGAGATACGCCTGAACATTTTTATTAGTAACAACCACTCTCTCTTCATCAAGGTCATCCTCTATTTGTACTTCTTCATCTACAAACAGTTTTTTATAGCTTTCATTAATAATGGTCTCTTTCTGCTGGGTAGTAGCCTTCTCACTTCCCAGTATATTCATCATAGATTGCAGGAAAGAGACCATCTGGCTTGCCTGTTCTTTGTATTCATCAACCTGTTCAGAAGATAGTTCTTTTACTTGTGACTGGGCGTAAGCAGTTGAAGAAAAAAGGATAAATACCAGGCTAAAGCAGGAGAATGTGTAGTAAAGCTTATGCTTTTTCATTTTTCGTAATAGATGTACTTGGTCAATATCCCTCTTTCTTTAGGGCTAACTTTGACAAGGTCTGAGATCAGCCAACCCCGGTTATAGCCAGGACGATTAAATTTAGATAACTGGAAATACCAGCCATCTACCTGAAAGAAGTGAAACTTCACGTTTGATACCGTTTTAAACCTTAGATTAGAATTTTTAATTTCATAAAGCATAATAGACAGATAATCAGGCTGGTAGCCCCGAGCAGTGAACTGGTCTACCTTTTCTTTATTGTCCTGAAAAACTTTGCGAAGGTTCATGAAGTCTAATTCATGGCTCATAGGGTGTAGAAACTCAACTCCCCCGGTGGTATCGCTACTGAATAATTTTGCAAAAGGGGCAAAGTAGGCTCTTGTGATAATCCATTTTGAACCTACTTTTTCTTCCTGTAACCTCAGAAAAAGAATGGCATTTTCCTCACGGCCATTGTAAGTAAAGCGAGCGTTCACTTCCGCGAACCATTCTCCCCCGTGAAAATCCAATATTACCGGATCTGATTTACTGTTAACTTTATCAATAAATTCGCTTTTCAGGGTATTTGACAAACTTGGATTCTGGTTGTCAAATAACATCTTGAGATATTTATCTCTTAATTTAGGCTCTTGGAAGTTTTTGTCGCCAGTATAATAGCGATTCCCCTCCTGGTCTTCCTCACCATTGAATCTGCGAAAAAACTGATTTATCTGCTTCGTTTCTGCGTATAATACACTTTCATCTCCTAAGTATTCTCCGATGCCCTGAGCCTGAGCAGCCCATGACAAGAGTATCAATCCCAGCAATAAAGAAATTCTCGTCATTATGTTGTGGTTTCTGACACGCGAATGTCTCCTAAGAGCACATCCCAAAAATCAATTACTCGCCCACCTATTTGGGTTTCTTTCTTTTGAACAAATACAGTAATATCCTTCTTAGTAGTATCCTTGTATTCAAGACCATCATCTGACCTGCCTTCAAAACGCTGATAGATGGTAATTACCCCAACATAGGTACCATCAGGTTGCCTTTCCAGGTCACTGATATACTGAATATCATACCAACGAATAGTCACCTCATCATAGTTCAAAGCCATGAGATGTTCAAAGTAAGGTCTGATACCATAATATTCTATTTCAGAGCGATTTAAAGAACTTACTCCAATTTCCGCACCGGTTGCAAAAAGCTCTTCAGCACGATCAATAACCCTGTTAGCTTCTGAAAAAGGGGTATCTTTATTACCCACTATGCTGATATATTTACTCAGATCGCGTACTTTTTCCAGCGCTAATGAGTCAATAGCTTGTTTCCTTTGTGGGCTGATGGATTCACTCTGGGCCTGGGCGGCAAAAACGAATACATTTAGCATCAGTAATGATGCTAGTATAGATTTAAGGTTAAGCATTATCGGTAGTTTTTAATAAGTTCAACTTCTTTGATTTTACCATTTGCATCAACTTCTAAGTTGTGTATGGCAGCAGGCTGGCTTTTGGTATCTTTCAGATACTCAAGGTATTTTTTGATGGTGGTCGGTTCATCATAGTCAGTAGTACCTCCGCTCTGGCTGATAATAATCAGTACAGGCGTGTCAGGCGAGGAAAACATACTTAGGGCCTCACGAATACGATAGTTGGCATCAGAAGTACTTCTAGATGAAGAAAGTTCATTGAAAATATTTGTCAGTTGGGTATTGGCATCTTCAGCTATCGCCTCTTTTCTGCCTCCTGTGGCTTCTCTTACCCTGTCTGCAGCATTACGTTCACGAGTGATGATAGCCTCAGCTCTGGCTATGAGATCCTGAATTTCAGCATCATCAATGTTCATATCTTTGATACGATTCAACTCACTTTCTTTTTCCTCAAGAGTCATTGAACCATTGTCATTAATAATCGCAAGCAGTGTAGCCCTTGCCTCAGCAATGCGCTCAGCTTTGGCAGCAGCAGCAGCTCTTGCTTCTTTTTTAGCTTTACAACCAGAGGTTCCTACCGCGGCCCCGCCGATTAGCAATATCATTATGATATGGACAATACTTATTGACTTGAGAAATCTGACCGGAAGCATAGATTTATCCGGTTGTTTTTTTTGTACAGTGCTGATCTTCATAGTTTGATCAATTAATAATTATTAGGTTATGCGAATGTAATATGAGCCTGTAATTGAATTTATTTTAACAGAAAGACAATAGATTTGACTTAAAAAGCAGACTAAAACACAAAAGTACTGCATGATGATAATACAATTATACAAACATATTTTCGTGCAATTGCCAAAAGAAGATACGTTTTTTCGGGCAGTTCTTGAGTTTCACCCTTCTTATAGGCTGATTATCAATATTTTTAGCGCCTAAAAATAAGAAAAATCTAACACCTATGCTTATTGCCTTTAAACAACACAAATTCAGGTAAAGATAGTTATACAAAATGCTTGCCGAAAACTCAGAGAAGGGAAAAGTGCGTTTGAGATTTTTTTATTCGTCTTTTAAAGACAAAACGGGATTAGTTTGTGTAATATGCAAACTATGATAGCAGGAGGTGAACATTGCCAGCAAAAATACTATGCTACCCGCAATGAAAAGTTGCATCCAGTCAAAAGTCACATGGTACTCAAATAAGCTCAGCCAGCGGAACATGATCATTCCTGCCAGTGGCAGTGAAATTACGATTGCGAAGCCTACATTGGTCAGTGTATCTTTACTCAACAGATAAAATATTTGCAAACGCCTGGCTCCCATCACCTTGTGTATACCCATAGCTTTGGTTCTAAGCTGTGCGTTCATGGCACTCATCCCAAAAAGGCCCATGCAGGAAATAACAATGGTAAGAATTGAGAAAAAAATAAACAGATCTATCATATGCTTTTCAGTTCTGTACTGCGCGGCAAGCTCCTGTTCTAAAAAACTGTAGCTGATAGGAATATCCGGAAGAAAAGTCTGCCATGCAGATTCTATTTCTCCTACTTTATCGCCTTGAAGTTTTACCAACGCATGAGTTCCACCTTCAGGATTGAGGATAATGATCAAAGGTTCAATCGCATAATGGAGCGATTGGTAATGAAAATCTTTTACCACCCCAATAATTTCTCCCTCACCATCAAAACTGAGGCTTTCTCCTACTGCCCTATCCCATTGAAGTCGTTTACTTAAAGCTTCATTAATAATATACTGATGTTCACAGTCGCAAGCATCCCTGTAAAAATTATTACCCTCCACCAGTGAAATTCCTAGTACTTCCAGATAATCTGCATCTGCATAGATTGCATTAACAGTTACCTCAATATTGTTCCCATCCATCTCCTGAATAACTGTCCCCTTTAAGTATAGATTACCGGGCTTAGCACCCAATGTGACGCTTTCAGCATAATTCTTATCCAGTAGATACTGTTTAAAGCTGCTCATTACTTCACTTTTTTCAGGTACCTCAGGTATAGATAGTACCATTAGCCGTTCTTCGTCATAGCCTAATTGCTTGTTCAGCATAAAGTCTAACTGCTGATATAGAATCAAAGTACAAAGGACCATCCCTGTAGCGATAGAAAACTGGATCAGCTGTAGTACTTTATGAAAGCTCTTAGGTGAACTGTTGCTAAAATGATTCTTTAGAGCTTTTACAGGATCTGAAGAAGCCAGAAAAAACGCAGCATAACTACCAGCAAAAATGCCAATCAATAACAAGGTCATAACAAGGTACAAAAAGATGTTTTCGTACAACAGACTGTTGATATTCAGACTTATGTTTGTCGAAGCATACCAGAAGGGTTCCACTGCCTGTATCAGGAGAATAGCTATTACAGTAGAAATTAGCGTAAAAAGCAAAGACTCACTTAAATATTGAAACACAAGTTGGGATTTACGAGCTCCTATTACTTTGCGAATACCTACTTCAACATTTCTTTTGATGGACTGGGCTATAAACAGATTGATGAAATTGATCGCTGCAATCGTTACCAGAAATATGGCGATAATACTGAGCACAACGATAAGACTCATATTCCCTTTTTCTTCAGTATCTCCGATCAAATCATTTGTAAAATGCAGATCAGCTATCGCAATAGCTTTATGATAAACATAAGATTCTTCTGTACCCCACTCTTCCTGCAATACAGGTGTAAACCAATGTTGATCAAAATTTTGCAAACTCAACTGTAAATCTGATAGTGCTGTATTTTTCTTTAGTAGAATGTACGTATATGCCTGAAAGTCTAGCCATTCATACTGACTATCATTCAATGATACCAAGGCTTCAAAGCGCAAGTCTGAATTTTGTGGTATGTCTTTGATCACCCCTCCTACTGAGTAGATTTTACGATTCAGCATCAAGGGTCTTCCCAGCAT
Proteins encoded:
- a CDS encoding YihY/virulence factor BrkB family protein produces the protein MLSNFFSKTYFLIRETVKTFQKNDPVVYAAAIAFFTVFSLPSVLIIIVRVIGDFLSVKEIQQNLANQIEELIGPASAEEIISIIESRSVSESGLLFGIISIVFLVFSATVIFAFLQKALNAIWNVKPKPKTGALKFARDRLLSFSMIIILGFLMLVSLALDAILSFARSYMERILSDYTVYVMEVANYFISLIVISVIFGLIFKFLPDAKVRWRDVGVGALVTGLLFTIGKLLIGLMLSNTNITSTYGAAGSLAGILIWVFYSSIIVLIGAMFTKVYAANIGREIVPKKHSVKVETREVEK
- a CDS encoding Gfo/Idh/MocA family protein; protein product: MDRRNFIKTSAASSMALSAWSFQPSFQQKKYTTALIGSGWWGMNILREAIASGSSKVIALCDVDQNQLDTAMEETSKLTSDQPKRYSDFRELIAQEKPDIVIVATPDHWHPLITIEAVNNGAHVYVEKPIGHTVNEGVAMIKAARANNRKVQVGTHRRVSPHNISGIEFLKSGKAGKIGMVRAFVHYGGGPGEPTPDAEPPAGLDWDMWCGPAPLVDYNPRIHPKGFRQFLNFANGQIGDWGIHWLDQILWWTEEKAPKSIHSFSARHIKEDNTTAPDTQVVNYEFEDFTAVWEHRQYAANNAEKHNIGCYFYGTEGTFHMGWLDGWNFYPADSKKQIIHQEPTLHDPDKQNIKELWADFLHSIENDRLPVCDIEIGHHSTNMSLLGMLSSKLGRSINWDVATQTIPNDPEANKLLSREYRDPWNYPSV
- a CDS encoding ABC transporter permease; its protein translation is MLKNYLLSAIRNISRNKLSSGISIFGLAIGISAAFLMFRYIQFELSFDNYHPRHERIYRLSSILSAGAKSEYLAPTAMSVAKQVQKLIDEIEVAARAVPMEAVVKLGSYQVNSKHKFYQADPEIFDILEVEWLAQENNNPLKKPNTVILTQSLADKFFEDVWYDDMLGRPLMLNRKIYSVGGVIKDIPQNSDLRFEALVSLNDSQYEWLDFQAYTYILLKKNTALSDLQLSLQNFDQHWFTPVLQEEWGTEESYVYHKAIAIADLHFTNDLIGDTEEKGNMSLIVVLSIIAIFLVTIAAINFINLFIAQSIKRNVEVGIRKVIGARKSQLVFQYLSESLLFTLISTVIAILLIQAVEPFWYASTNISLNINSLLYENIFLYLVMTLLLIGIFAGSYAAFFLASSDPVKALKNHFSNSSPKSFHKVLQLIQFSIATGMVLCTLILYQQLDFMLNKQLGYDEERLMVLSIPEVPEKSEVMSSFKQYLLDKNYAESVTLGAKPGNLYLKGTVIQEMDGNNIEVTVNAIYADADYLEVLGISLVEGNNFYRDACDCEHQYIINEALSKRLQWDRAVGESLSFDGEGEIIGVVKDFHYQSLHYAIEPLIIILNPEGGTHALVKLQGDKVGEIESAWQTFLPDIPISYSFLEQELAAQYRTEKHMIDLFIFFSILTIVISCMGLFGMSAMNAQLRTKAMGIHKVMGARRLQIFYLLSKDTLTNVGFAIVISLPLAGMIMFRWLSLFEYHVTFDWMQLFIAGSIVFLLAMFTSCYHSLHITQTNPVLSLKDE
- a CDS encoding leucine-rich repeat domain-containing protein, giving the protein MKKHKLYYTFSCFSLVFILFSSTAYAQSQVKELSSEQVDEYKEQASQMVSFLQSMMNILGSEKATTQQKETIINESYKKLFVDEEVQIEDDLDEERVVVTNKNVQAYLKDIDFFFKNVTFEFNVDDVSYYVSDEGKIFFRLTANRNLQGVTVSKDTINANQLRYIEVNLNEAEKQLKIASIYTTKLSEREELANWWNEVPYDWQQIFKEEIDVSIDSVNYRMLREIAALERLDVSGNRYIQTLEPLSRMNNLTYLDISGTSITDIVPLRNLTKLETLICSRTAVNSLEPLKYSTDLRELIANSTKISDLSILTNFSRLEKLYINSTSVYELVPLTGIKDLRFANTAVTTLDDITSLSGLVHLDCSSTNVKNLAPIKGAVSLQTLNIEYTPVDDLSALSELINLEILYCNNTPIKSLDPLAGLPALQKVYCDETPITQQDATRFMMVNNSVLVIYESEALQSWWDDLDNYWKEIFTQYVSFDSLSKEKLAEIANLTSIDISNKKEITSLDPLSRLRNLRKLNCANTSVQSLQPLSELLDLQYLDCSGTLVDSVGALSEASNLSILNIDKTAVSSLSPLSDLNNIEHLSCEHTSLQEPEILEFIRSHPGCLVIYKSDELSLWWNEALSPAWKEAMRNQMAISGIPSKDQLHEIAFTEKLVISNNNEIWDLSPIREFVNLRELEITNTAVKDLSPLSQVYSLEKLTCSRNPIRSLEPISKLTNLKYLDCQNTPIEDLKPLRNLIELEVLNCSGTQVSKLKHISSLINLRVLECFNTNVKKLKSLKGLYQLERLACYNTRVSSKDVEKFTEEHPDCEVVFY
- the ispF gene encoding 2-C-methyl-D-erythritol 2,4-cyclodiphosphate synthase, encoding MKIRIGYGYDVHQLEEGREFWLGGIKLEHSHGAKGHSDADVLIHAICDALLGAANLRDIGYHFPDTDPQYKGIDSKKLLANVMSLIRDHGYKLGNVDATVCLEAPKVNPHISQMISVMADVMKVDENDISIKATTSEKMGFVGRKEGIAAHAVALIQQI
- the mnmD gene encoding tRNA (5-methylaminomethyl-2-thiouridine)(34)-methyltransferase MnmD, whose protein sequence is MAEEIRLMGTGDGSHTLLNVMLNETYHSRHGALRESQHVFIKAGLSHWLNLHADVQNIKIFEMGMGTGLNLILTLQQALQLPKLKFDYLSLEAYPLKSKIIAQLNYVELLQDPSLIALFKKIHEAEWNSWQEILPNFQLNKVHQKLEDFQISEKSADLIYYDAFAPNKQAELWSLDTIKKVCSMLKENGVFVTYCAKGQLKRDLKSLGLKLETLAGPPGKAEMVRATK